A part of Rosa chinensis cultivar Old Blush unplaced genomic scaffold, RchiOBHm-V2 RchiOBHmChr0c38, whole genome shotgun sequence genomic DNA contains:
- the LOC112181391 gene encoding UPF0496 protein At4g34320, with amino-acid sequence MGESYKKRNEQLKSFKDDPVVESLANNVRIRAEAVNNIRKKEGFSIAFLKEVTAFVSYMNGQAASVILACKQDISTSNKSFKLVVNEYLNNSEQLLDFCSALDKFVKSARDSHLYTQYVVQQCFDNKMETEYCLKILEKLKILKSSDDIHTDSAESLHQKIKGLIAQFEKLCKNLVHEILRLMKRRIVTCRCGFLPDLADIVSGIAEIATDVADAASNTADAASCAVDAATHPHIESVQAASLEFINNHETASKYAVSAGFTAVAAVPLNLGHSLVMSHYDNKQKVLDNKKKDMDAIRRERYEAKAGDVHEEIDDLDAEAVKCSAETLKARDDVRNRIRL; translated from the exons ATGGGAGAGTCATATAAGAAGCGTAATGAACAGTTGAAATCATTCAAGGATGACCCAGTTGTGGAATCCCTTGCCAACAACGTAAGAATACGTGCTGAGGCTGTCAACAACATACGTAAGAAGGAGGGTTTTTCTATCGCTTTCCTGAAAGAAGTGACGGCATTTGTTTCCTACATGAATGGCCAAGCTGCCTCTGTAATCTTGGCATGCAAACAGGATATATCGACTAGCAACAAGAGCTTTAAGCTGGTTGTCAATGAGTACTTGAACAATAGTGAGCAGCTGCTGGACTTCTGTTCTGCATTGGATAAGTTCGTGAAATCAGCTCGGGATAGTCATTTATATACACAATATGTGGTTCAACAGTGCTTTGACAACAAGATGGAAACTGAGTACTGCCTGAAGATTTTGGAGAAACTGAAGATTCTCAAGTCCTCTGATGATATCCATACTGATTCTGCTGAGAGCTTGCACCAAAAGATCAAAGGTTTGATTGCGCAGTTTGAAAAACTATGCAAGAATTTGGTGCACGAAATTTTAAGATTAATGAAGAGAAGAATCGT GACTTGTAGGTGCGGATTCTTACCCGATTTAGCAGACATTGTTTCTGGTATTGCAGAAATTGCTACTGATGTTGCAGATGCTGCTTCTAATACAGCTGATGCTGCTTCGTGTGCGGTTGATGCTGCTACTCATCCACATATTGAGTCAGTACAAGCAGCATCCTTAGAATTTATTAATAATCATGAGACTGCTTCAAAGTATGCTGTCAGCGCCGGGTTTACAGCAGTTGCTGCAGTACCTTTAAACTTAGGGCATTCATTAGTGATGTCTCACTATGATAATAAacaaaaggttttggacaacaAGAAGAAGGACATGGACGCAATACGTAGAGAAA GATATGAAGCAAAAGCTGGAGATGTTCATGAAGAAATTGACGATTTGGATGCAGAAGCAGTGAAATGCAGCGCTGAAACATTGAAGGCAAGGGATGACGTGCGCAACAGAATCAGACTCTAG